One stretch of Pseudomonas sp. NC02 DNA includes these proteins:
- the phnK gene encoding phosphonate C-P lyase system protein PhnK, whose amino-acid sequence MVLRPTGQGEQPVSQPLLQVRDLSLLYGEEKGCQDVSFDLYPGEVLGIVGESGSGKSTLLSLLSGRLPPQAGHIGYRGKDGEWLDLYSASEAERRTLLRTEWGFVEQNPRDGLRMGVSAGANIGERLMAQGVRNYEQLRGAGLDWLGQVEIDPQRIDDLPRTFSGGMQQRLQIARNLVSSPRLVFMDEPTGGLDVSVQARLLDLLRGLVRELDLAVVIVTHDLAVARLLADRLMVMRRSRVVETGLTDQILDDPQHPYSQLLVSSVLQP is encoded by the coding sequence CTGGTACTGCGCCCAACGGGTCAAGGAGAACAACCAGTGAGCCAGCCTCTTTTGCAAGTGCGTGACCTGTCGTTGTTGTACGGGGAAGAGAAGGGCTGCCAGGACGTCAGCTTCGATTTGTACCCCGGTGAAGTGTTGGGGATTGTTGGTGAGTCGGGCTCAGGCAAGTCCACCTTGCTCTCGCTGCTCAGCGGGCGTCTGCCACCGCAGGCCGGCCACATCGGCTATCGCGGCAAGGACGGTGAATGGCTGGATCTGTACAGCGCCAGCGAAGCCGAACGTCGCACCTTGCTGCGCACCGAATGGGGCTTTGTCGAGCAAAACCCTCGGGACGGTTTGCGCATGGGCGTGTCTGCCGGCGCCAATATCGGCGAGCGCCTGATGGCCCAGGGCGTGCGCAACTATGAGCAACTGCGTGGCGCCGGCCTCGACTGGCTGGGCCAGGTAGAAATCGACCCGCAGCGCATCGACGACTTGCCCCGGACCTTTTCCGGCGGCATGCAGCAGCGCCTGCAAATCGCCCGCAACCTGGTCTCCAGCCCGCGCCTTGTATTTATGGACGAGCCCACCGGCGGCCTGGACGTGTCGGTACAGGCGCGCTTGCTCGACCTGTTGCGCGGCCTCGTTCGCGAGCTGGATCTGGCGGTGGTGATCGTCACCCACGACCTCGCCGTGGCGCGCCTGCTGGCCGACCGCCTGATGGTGATGCGCCGCTCGCGCGTGGTGGAAACCGGGCTGACGGACCAGATCCTCGACGATCCACAGCACCCTTACTCTCAACTGCTGGTGTCTTCGGTATTGCAACCATGA
- the phnH gene encoding phosphonate C-P lyase system protein PhnH translates to MNAQRLQPAFVDPVLDAQRGFRGALKALAEPGLIQSLPAAPSLEGLAPATYALCLALLDMDTPLWLAPCFDTPLIRANLAFHCGCPLTANREEAAFALLGEQDLLDLSGFDHGNDRYPDQSCTLLVQLTDLEAGRALNWRGPGIKTQRQVNLPVPQAFWLERQRRETFPRGLDVLFAAGHHLIGLPRSTRIAQEHA, encoded by the coding sequence ATGAATGCCCAACGCTTGCAACCGGCCTTTGTAGACCCGGTGCTGGACGCCCAGCGCGGTTTTCGCGGGGCCCTCAAGGCCCTCGCCGAGCCCGGCCTGATCCAGTCCTTGCCCGCGGCCCCCAGCCTTGAAGGCCTGGCGCCGGCTACCTATGCGCTGTGCCTGGCGCTGCTGGATATGGACACGCCGCTCTGGCTGGCGCCGTGCTTCGACACGCCGCTGATCCGCGCCAACCTGGCCTTCCACTGCGGCTGCCCGCTGACCGCCAACCGGGAAGAGGCCGCGTTCGCCTTGCTCGGTGAACAGGACTTGCTCGACCTCAGCGGCTTCGACCACGGCAATGACCGCTACCCGGATCAGTCCTGCACCTTGCTGGTCCAGTTGACCGACCTGGAAGCCGGTCGCGCCTTGAACTGGCGCGGTCCGGGGATCAAGACCCAGCGTCAGGTCAACCTGCCGGTGCCTCAAGCATTCTGGCTGGAACGTCAACGCCGCGAGACGTTTCCCCGTGGCCTGGACGTGTTGTTCGCCGCCGGCCATCACCTGATCGGCCTGCCACGCAGCACCCGAATTGCACAGGAGCATGCCTGA
- the phnN gene encoding phosphonate metabolism protein/1,5-bisphosphokinase (PRPP-forming) PhnN, with the protein MAGRLIYLIGPSGSGKDSLLDAARPRLAERGCRIVRRVITRSAEAVGEAAQGVSPAQFAAMEAEGAFALSWHANGLSYGIPREIDEWLAAGHDVLVNGSRGHLAQTRLRYPNLLVVLLTVDQGVLRQRLLARGRESLADIDLRLARNARFAEGLSAAADVFLLDNSGQLEHTVERLLGCLDGQPACA; encoded by the coding sequence ATGGCAGGCAGGTTGATCTATCTCATCGGACCATCGGGTTCGGGCAAGGACAGCCTGCTGGATGCCGCACGACCGCGTCTGGCCGAGCGTGGCTGCCGCATTGTGCGGCGGGTCATCACCCGCTCGGCGGAAGCGGTGGGCGAAGCGGCGCAGGGTGTGAGCCCGGCGCAGTTTGCCGCAATGGAGGCCGAGGGCGCATTTGCCCTCAGCTGGCACGCCAACGGGTTGTCCTATGGCATCCCGCGGGAAATCGATGAGTGGCTGGCGGCGGGGCACGATGTGCTGGTCAACGGCTCCCGCGGCCACCTGGCGCAAACCCGGCTGCGTTACCCGAACCTGCTGGTGGTGCTGCTGACGGTAGACCAAGGGGTGTTGCGCCAGCGCTTGCTGGCGCGGGGTCGCGAATCCCTGGCGGATATTGATCTGCGCCTGGCGCGCAATGCGCGATTCGCCGAGGGATTGAGCGCTGCTGCAGACGTGTTCCTGCTCGACAATTCCGGCCAACTGGAACACACGGTCGAGCGCTTGCTGGGCTGCCTCGACGGGCAACCCGCATGCGCCTGA
- a CDS encoding alpha-D-ribose 1-methylphosphonate 5-triphosphate diphosphatase, giving the protein MPAEQILSNARLVTADRMFLGSVVLRDGLIVDIAEGRSQLPQAQDLDGDFLLPGLVELHTDNLEKHMTPRPGVDWPSTSAVLSHDAQIIAAGITTVFDAVSIGDVNPKGNRMQKLPAMLNAIAAAESAGLTRAEHHLHLRCELCHPDTLSVFRDLVENPLVQLVSVMDHSPGQRQFVLESKYREYYMGKYHLNDETMDAFIKLQMANSREYSDRYRAAIVEHCLERGLSVASHDDATLAHVEESARYGMTIAEFPTTLEAARGCRQLNMKVLMGAPNVVRGGSHSGNVAAAGLAAEGLLDILSSDYYPASLLQAAFVLANQQDGGDLSRAVRMISLAPAHAAGLSDRGEIATGLRADLVQARSRDGLPVVQQVWRQAKRVF; this is encoded by the coding sequence ATGCCCGCTGAACAGATCCTCAGTAATGCCCGGCTGGTGACGGCTGATCGCATGTTCCTTGGCAGCGTCGTGCTGCGTGACGGGCTGATCGTCGACATCGCCGAAGGCCGCAGCCAACTGCCCCAGGCCCAGGACCTTGACGGGGATTTCCTGTTGCCGGGCCTGGTGGAACTGCACACCGACAACCTGGAAAAACACATGACCCCGCGCCCCGGCGTGGACTGGCCGTCGACCTCGGCGGTGCTCAGCCATGATGCGCAGATCATCGCGGCCGGCATCACCACGGTGTTCGACGCGGTGTCCATCGGCGATGTGAATCCCAAGGGCAACCGCATGCAGAAACTGCCGGCGATGCTCAACGCCATCGCGGCAGCAGAAAGCGCCGGCCTGACCCGCGCCGAACACCACCTGCACCTGCGCTGCGAGCTGTGCCACCCCGACACCCTGAGCGTGTTCCGCGACCTGGTGGAAAATCCGTTGGTGCAGTTGGTGTCAGTGATGGACCACTCGCCGGGCCAGCGCCAGTTCGTGCTTGAATCCAAGTACCGTGAGTACTACATGGGCAAGTACCACCTGAACGACGAGACCATGGACGCGTTCATCAAGCTGCAAATGGCCAACTCCAGGGAGTACAGCGACCGCTACCGCGCCGCGATCGTCGAGCATTGCCTGGAACGCGGCCTGTCGGTGGCCAGCCATGACGATGCGACCCTGGCTCACGTCGAGGAGTCGGCGCGCTACGGCATGACCATCGCCGAATTCCCCACCACCCTGGAAGCCGCCCGTGGCTGCCGGCAACTGAACATGAAAGTTCTGATGGGCGCGCCGAACGTGGTGCGTGGCGGGTCCCACTCGGGTAATGTGGCCGCCGCCGGCCTGGCCGCCGAAGGATTGCTGGATATACTTTCCAGTGACTACTACCCGGCCAGCCTGTTGCAGGCGGCGTTCGTGCTGGCCAATCAACAGGACGGCGGCGACCTTTCTCGGGCGGTCAGGATGATCAGCCTGGCGCCCGCACACGCGGCGGGCCTGAGTGATCGCGGCGAAATCGCCACGGGTCTGCGGGCCGACCTGGTGCAAGCCAGGAGCCGCGACGGACTGCCCGTGGTCCAACAAGTGTGGCGACAAGCGAAGAGGGTGTTTTGA
- the phnL gene encoding phosphonate C-P lyase system protein PhnL: protein MNALIEVRDLSKTFTLHQQNGVVLNVLRGVEFSVKGGECLVLHGQSGAGKSTLLRTLYGNYLPAGGSIRVQHLGEWLELVGAEPREVLQVRQQTLGYVSQFLRVIPRVACLDVVMEPALARGWSKANAQSRAEHLLTRLNIPQRLWQLAPGTFSGGEQQRVNIARGFMVDWPVMLLDEPTASLDDSNRQVVLELMNEAKAAGAALIGIFHDRAAREAVADRHFDMTPAPVAQEEYAHAR, encoded by the coding sequence ATGAACGCCTTGATCGAGGTCCGTGACCTCTCGAAAACCTTCACCTTGCACCAGCAGAACGGCGTGGTGCTGAATGTGCTGCGCGGGGTGGAGTTCAGTGTGAAAGGCGGTGAGTGCCTGGTGCTGCATGGCCAGTCCGGCGCCGGTAAAAGCACGTTGCTGCGCACCCTGTACGGTAACTATCTGCCGGCGGGCGGCAGCATCCGAGTACAGCACCTCGGCGAATGGCTGGAGCTGGTTGGTGCCGAGCCGCGGGAGGTGTTGCAGGTGCGCCAGCAGACCCTGGGCTACGTCAGCCAGTTTCTGCGGGTGATCCCGCGGGTGGCCTGCCTGGATGTGGTGATGGAGCCCGCCCTGGCCCGTGGCTGGTCGAAGGCCAATGCACAGTCGCGCGCCGAGCATCTGCTGACCCGCCTGAATATCCCGCAACGCCTGTGGCAGTTGGCGCCCGGTACGTTCTCCGGCGGCGAGCAACAGCGGGTCAACATCGCCCGCGGTTTCATGGTGGATTGGCCGGTGATGCTGCTGGACGAACCCACCGCGTCCCTCGACGACAGCAACCGCCAGGTGGTGCTGGAACTGATGAACGAAGCCAAGGCTGCCGGCGCGGCCTTGATCGGCATCTTCCACGACCGCGCCGCCCGTGAAGCGGTCGCCGACCGCCATTTCGACATGACCCCAGCGCCTGTTGCCCAAGAGGAATACGCCCATGCCCGCTGA
- the phnP gene encoding phosphonate metabolism protein PhnP, with product MRLTLLGTGDARQVPVYGCECAACGLARHDQSLRRRPCSALIECGDQRWLIDSGLPDLTERFPPRSFNGILQTHYHADHAQGLLHLRWGQGLVIPVHGPVDPEGLSDLYKHPGILDFSQPFAEFETRRLGELSVTALPLVHSKPTLGYLLEGEGRRIAYLTDTVGLPPATRDWLQREPLDVLVLDCSMPPQPQAPRNHNDLTLALQCIEEVGAQLGVLTHVGHTLDAWLLQHRRELPRHVTVGWDGRVI from the coding sequence ATGCGCCTGACACTGCTGGGCACCGGCGATGCGCGGCAAGTGCCGGTGTATGGCTGTGAGTGCGCCGCCTGTGGCCTGGCCCGCCATGACCAGAGCCTGCGCCGCCGCCCATGCAGCGCATTGATCGAGTGTGGCGACCAGCGCTGGTTGATCGACAGCGGGTTGCCCGACCTCACCGAGCGCTTCCCGCCCCGCAGTTTCAACGGGATTCTCCAGACCCATTACCATGCCGATCATGCCCAGGGTCTGCTGCATCTGCGCTGGGGCCAGGGGCTGGTGATTCCGGTGCATGGGCCGGTGGATCCGGAAGGGTTGTCCGACCTGTACAAGCACCCCGGCATCCTCGATTTCAGCCAGCCGTTTGCCGAGTTTGAAACCCGCCGGTTGGGTGAACTGAGCGTCACTGCGCTGCCGTTGGTGCACTCCAAACCCACCTTGGGTTATCTGCTGGAAGGCGAGGGGAGGCGCATCGCCTACCTCACCGACACCGTTGGCCTGCCACCGGCTACTCGCGACTGGCTGCAGCGTGAACCGCTGGATGTACTGGTGCTGGACTGCTCCATGCCGCCGCAACCGCAGGCTCCGCGTAATCACAATGACCTGACGCTGGCGTTGCAATGTATTGAAGAGGTGGGTGCGCAGTTGGGGGTGCTGACCCATGTGGGGCATACGCTGGATGCGTGGTTGTTGCAGCATCGGCGGGAGTTGCCGCGGCATGTGACGGTGGGCTGGGATGGGCGGGTGATTTAA
- a CDS encoding carbon-phosphorus lyase complex subunit PhnI: MYVAVKGGEQAIDNAHRLLAKKRRGDTSIAELSVEQIREQLPLAVARVMSEGSLYDTELAALAIKQAAGDLVEAIFLLRAYRTTLPRFSPSLPIDTAQMSLSRRLSATFKDVPGGQLLGPTFDYTHRLLDFALLAEGEYPGPQTTPDAALEPCPRVLGLLAKEGLIKNESDDTGSVADITRDPLEYPANRAQRLQALARGDEGFLLALGYSTQRGYGRNHPFAGEIRIGDVEVWIDPEELGFPICLGSIEVTECEMVNQFVGSATELAQFTRGYGLAFGHAERKAMGMALVDRSLRANEFNEEIVSPAQQEEFVLSHCDNVEAAGFVSHLKLPHYVDFQSELELIRKLRQPAEGTRHE, encoded by the coding sequence ATGTACGTAGCCGTCAAGGGTGGCGAACAGGCCATCGACAATGCCCACCGCCTGCTGGCGAAAAAACGCCGGGGCGATACTTCCATTGCGGAACTGAGCGTGGAGCAGATCCGCGAGCAACTGCCGCTGGCGGTCGCGCGAGTGATGAGCGAAGGCTCGCTGTACGACACGGAGTTGGCTGCACTGGCGATCAAGCAAGCGGCGGGGGATCTGGTGGAAGCGATCTTCCTGCTGCGGGCCTACCGCACCACGTTGCCGCGCTTCAGCCCGAGCCTGCCGATCGACACCGCGCAGATGTCCCTGAGCCGGCGTTTGTCGGCCACCTTCAAGGACGTGCCGGGCGGGCAACTGCTGGGCCCGACCTTCGACTACACCCACCGCCTGCTGGACTTCGCACTGCTGGCCGAAGGTGAATACCCGGGCCCGCAAACCACGCCGGATGCTGCCCTTGAACCATGCCCTCGGGTTCTCGGCTTGCTGGCCAAGGAAGGGCTGATCAAGAACGAATCCGACGACACCGGCAGCGTCGCCGACATCACCCGCGACCCGCTGGAATACCCGGCCAACCGCGCCCAGCGCCTGCAAGCCCTGGCCCGTGGCGACGAAGGTTTCCTGCTGGCACTGGGTTACTCGACCCAACGTGGTTACGGCCGCAACCACCCGTTCGCCGGCGAGATTCGCATCGGCGATGTGGAGGTGTGGATCGACCCGGAAGAGCTGGGTTTCCCGATTTGCCTGGGCAGCATCGAAGTCACCGAGTGCGAGATGGTCAACCAATTCGTCGGCTCGGCCACCGAGCTGGCGCAGTTCACCCGGGGCTACGGCCTGGCATTCGGGCATGCCGAACGCAAGGCGATGGGCATGGCCCTGGTGGACCGCTCGCTGCGGGCCAATGAGTTCAACGAAGAGATCGTCTCGCCGGCCCAGCAGGAAGAATTCGTGCTGTCCCACTGCGACAACGTCGAGGCGGCGGGCTTCGTTTCCCACCTCAAATTGCCTCACTACGTGGACTTCCAGTCCGAGCTGGAACTGATCCGCAAACTGCGCCAACCGGCCGAGGGCACCCGCCATGAATGA
- a CDS encoding alpha-D-ribose 1-methylphosphonate 5-phosphate C-P-lyase PhnJ: MNDLTQAPARDPAYNFAYLDEQTKRMIRRALLKAVAIPGYQVPFGGREMPLPYGWGTGGMQLTAAILGADDVLKVIDQGADDTTNAVSIRRFFARTAGVATTESTPDATVIQTRHRIPETPLQADQIMVYQVPIPEPLRFIEPSETETRTMHALNDYGVMHVKLYEDIATFGHIATSYAYPVMVDERYVMDPSPIPKFDNPKLDMSPALMLFGAGREKRLYAVPPYTQVTSLDFEDHPFEVQKWEHTCAICGSHESFLDELILDDAGTQSFVCSDTWYCAQRVKENNQ, from the coding sequence ATGAATGACCTGACTCAAGCGCCTGCGCGTGACCCGGCGTACAACTTCGCCTACCTCGACGAGCAGACCAAACGCATGATCCGCCGCGCCTTGCTCAAGGCCGTGGCGATCCCCGGTTACCAGGTGCCGTTCGGTGGCCGCGAGATGCCGCTGCCTTACGGTTGGGGCACCGGCGGCATGCAACTGACCGCCGCGATCCTGGGGGCTGACGACGTGCTCAAGGTGATCGACCAGGGCGCCGACGACACCACCAACGCCGTGTCGATCCGCCGCTTTTTCGCCCGTACGGCGGGCGTCGCCACCACCGAAAGCACCCCGGACGCCACGGTGATCCAGACCCGCCACCGCATCCCGGAAACCCCGTTGCAGGCCGACCAGATCATGGTCTACCAGGTGCCGATCCCGGAGCCGCTGCGTTTTATCGAACCGTCGGAAACCGAGACCCGCACCATGCACGCCCTGAATGACTACGGGGTAATGCACGTAAAGCTCTACGAGGACATCGCCACCTTCGGCCATATCGCCACCAGCTACGCCTACCCGGTGATGGTGGATGAGCGCTACGTGATGGACCCCTCGCCAATCCCGAAATTCGACAACCCGAAACTCGACATGAGCCCGGCGCTGATGCTGTTCGGTGCCGGTCGCGAAAAGCGCCTGTACGCGGTGCCGCCGTACACCCAGGTCACCAGCCTCGACTTTGAAGACCATCCGTTCGAAGTGCAGAAGTGGGAACACACCTGCGCGATCTGCGGCAGCCATGAATCGTTCCTCGATGAGCTGATTCTCGACGACGCCGGTACCCAGAGTTTTGTGTGTTCCGACACCTGGTACTGCGCCCAACGGGTCAAGGAGAACAACCAGTGA